One region of Jatrophihabitans cynanchi genomic DNA includes:
- a CDS encoding amidase — protein MADVPRTIAEAAAQLRAGAVSSSELTAAALRRAKALDPELGAYARRFDDEALAAAERADRELAAGHDRGSLHGIPVAVKDVIASREGPTGAQSRAVEPSCWLGRDAPVVRRLRRAGAVITGKLTTMEFAIGMPDHDAPFPFPRNPWDVNTWPGGSSSGAAIATAAGLIFAGLGTDTGGSIRIPAAFCGVTGLMPTLGRVPTSGVFPLGYSLDRVGPIARSARDCATVLAAIAGPDPSDTSSSTQSVPDFGAQLDRDLVGLRIGVARPDVGTVEQDRAVAPQFEAVANTLAQAGARVQAVRLPYYAEGLAAARITMLVEALTYHRANLAARPDDYAPSTRYVIAQGSLIPAADYVQAQRVRRAVQTALTETFQQVDAVIMPTCATGAPEYSGLLGRVNAIADVMEAVFTTYWNAVAHPVVALPMGFTAAGLPLSVQVAGRPFEEATVLRVADAVQQRTDWHLRVPSPLPVDRHPVAAPKTTAAVAGPDGSAHAAVRSALARMGVSLPDAEKELLANDVGPLAAMVESLRSLDAAEDHTPALEFQTRPSRSRWWCDEPTQ, from the coding sequence GTGGCCGACGTGCCGAGGACGATTGCCGAAGCCGCTGCCCAGCTTCGCGCCGGTGCGGTCAGCAGTAGCGAGTTGACCGCTGCGGCCCTTCGCCGCGCGAAGGCGCTGGATCCCGAATTGGGCGCCTACGCCCGGCGCTTCGACGACGAGGCGCTCGCCGCCGCTGAACGCGCCGATCGCGAACTTGCCGCCGGTCACGATCGGGGCTCCCTGCACGGCATCCCGGTCGCGGTCAAGGACGTGATCGCGAGCCGGGAGGGGCCGACGGGCGCGCAGAGCCGGGCGGTCGAGCCTTCGTGCTGGCTCGGGCGCGACGCACCCGTGGTGCGGCGGCTCCGGCGCGCCGGCGCGGTCATCACCGGCAAACTGACCACGATGGAGTTCGCGATCGGCATGCCCGATCACGACGCTCCGTTCCCCTTCCCCCGCAATCCGTGGGATGTGAACACCTGGCCGGGCGGATCGAGTTCCGGTGCCGCGATCGCGACCGCTGCGGGGCTGATCTTCGCCGGACTGGGCACGGACACCGGCGGCAGCATCCGTATCCCCGCGGCGTTCTGCGGCGTCACTGGCCTGATGCCGACCCTCGGCCGGGTACCGACGTCCGGGGTCTTCCCCCTCGGTTACAGCCTCGATCGGGTGGGCCCGATCGCCCGTAGCGCCCGGGACTGCGCGACAGTGCTCGCGGCGATCGCCGGCCCCGACCCGAGCGACACCTCATCGAGCACGCAGTCGGTGCCGGACTTCGGCGCCCAGCTTGATCGCGACCTGGTGGGACTGCGCATCGGCGTCGCCAGGCCGGACGTCGGCACAGTTGAGCAGGATCGCGCGGTTGCCCCACAGTTCGAGGCGGTGGCGAACACCCTGGCGCAGGCCGGCGCCAGGGTCCAGGCCGTGCGACTTCCGTACTACGCCGAAGGGCTTGCCGCGGCCAGGATCACCATGTTGGTCGAGGCGCTCACCTACCACCGGGCCAACCTCGCCGCGCGACCGGACGACTATGCGCCAAGCACCAGGTACGTCATCGCGCAGGGCAGTCTGATCCCGGCAGCGGACTACGTCCAGGCCCAGCGGGTGCGTCGTGCCGTGCAGACCGCGCTGACCGAGACGTTTCAGCAGGTGGACGCGGTCATTATGCCGACCTGTGCCACCGGTGCGCCGGAGTACTCCGGCCTCCTCGGCCGGGTGAACGCCATCGCGGACGTGATGGAGGCCGTGTTCACCACCTACTGGAACGCGGTGGCGCATCCGGTGGTCGCGCTCCCAATGGGCTTCACCGCCGCCGGGCTGCCGCTGTCGGTGCAGGTCGCGGGCAGACCGTTCGAGGAGGCCACCGTCCTCCGCGTGGCGGATGCCGTCCAACAACGCACGGACTGGCACTTACGAGTCCCCTCGCCGCTGCCCGTCGACAGGCATCCAGTGGCTGCGCCGAAGACCACGGCGGCCGTGGCCGGACCCGACGGCAGTGCGCACGCGGCTGTACGGTCGGCGCTGGCGCGGATGGGGGTGTCACTGCCCGACGCAGAGAAGGAGCTGCTCGCGAACGATGTTGGGCCGTTGGCTGCGATGGTCGAGTCTCTGCGCAGCCTCGATGCTGCCGAGGACCACACGCCGGCACTCGAGTTTCAGACCCGTCCCAGCCGATCGAGATGGTGGTGTGATGAACCGACACAGTAG
- a CDS encoding SDR family NAD(P)-dependent oxidoreductase has product MSAVLVAGGATGIGAAAVRTLRRRGDQVVLADINAAAAEALLRQDDHGPAWFVPSDFADPGAAAAVVDAALARTGGVLDVVFYNAGILEAHDLGDWTVQAWARSLQVNLSTPFHLVQSATPALRRSDAGRVILTSSTGAFRGHGGLHAYHATKAGLLGLVRGLADELGPDRITVNAVCPGWIDTPFNEPFWNQQPDPDAARRALEASIPLRRQGLPDDVTGLIVFLASDASAYITGQALIVDGGYTAV; this is encoded by the coding sequence ATGAGCGCTGTACTCGTCGCCGGCGGGGCTACCGGAATCGGAGCCGCCGCCGTACGTACGCTCCGGCGCCGCGGCGACCAGGTGGTGCTCGCGGACATCAACGCGGCAGCGGCCGAGGCACTGCTTCGCCAGGATGATCACGGCCCGGCATGGTTCGTCCCCAGCGATTTCGCCGATCCCGGCGCGGCCGCCGCGGTGGTCGACGCCGCTCTCGCGCGTACCGGCGGTGTGCTCGACGTCGTCTTCTACAACGCGGGGATCCTCGAAGCGCACGACCTCGGCGACTGGACGGTGCAGGCGTGGGCTCGCTCCCTGCAGGTCAACCTCTCGACACCGTTTCACCTCGTCCAATCTGCCACGCCGGCCCTGCGCCGCAGCGATGCCGGCCGGGTCATCCTGACCTCGTCGACGGGCGCCTTCCGCGGGCACGGCGGGCTGCACGCCTATCACGCGACCAAGGCGGGCCTGCTCGGTCTGGTCCGCGGGCTGGCCGACGAACTCGGCCCGGACAGGATCACCGTCAACGCAGTGTGCCCAGGCTGGATCGACACGCCGTTCAACGAGCCCTTCTGGAACCAGCAGCCAGACCCCGACGCGGCACGCCGGGCACTGGAGGCCTCGATCCCACTACGTCGGCAAGGACTGCCGGACGACGTGACTGGCCTCATCGTCTTCCTTGCCTCCGACGCCTCCGCGTACATCACCGGACAGGCGCTCATAGTCGACGGAGGCTACACGGCAGTCTGA